DNA from Bacteroidales bacterium:
CGAGAAAACCGTTAACAAACCTTTCTAAACCGAACTTTGTAACACCATATTTTCTTGCTTGATGTTTAACAATTTTTTCTCCGATTTTCGTAAAACCGGCTTGTTTTGCCAATACAGGCATGTAGCGGTGCATCTCACCATATACTTCAACATTCTTAATTACCGATTTTTTATATGCTTTTAACCCGCAATTAAAATCGTGAAGTTTAATTTTTGTTGCCTTTCTCGCTGTCCAATTAAAAAATCTGCTTGGTATTGTTTTAGAAATTGGGTCATGTCTCTTTTTTTTCCAACCTGAAACCAAATCATAATTTTCTTCTATTACCATACTATAAAGCCCGGGTATCTCATCCGGACTATCTTGCAAGTCTGCATCCATTGTAATTATAACATCTCCTTCGGCTATTTCAAAACCACAATATAAAGCAGCAGATTTTCCATAATTTCTCCTAAATTTTATTCCCCGAATAAATGAATGTTTATTAGATAGATTTTCAATAATTCCCCATGATTTATCGTTACTTCCATCATCAATAAAAATTATTTCATACGAATATTTATTTTCGTCCATTACTTTTGAAATCCATTGTGTTAATTCACCTAAGGATTCTTCTTCATTAAACAATGGTATAACAACAGAAATATTCATTTTTTAAAATTTTGATTTATTATTAGTTTCTATTTAATTATTCTGTATCAAAAACACTTTTTTCTCGTTTAATAAATATTGAGGTAATCAAAGAAAGTAAACCACCCCAGAAAGTAATATTAAATATTTCAGATTTTGCTATGGTAAATGGCGTAGTTTCATTTTTAACTTGTTCCATATTATCAATCAGTCCCATAGTCATTTTTTCAATTTTATCTTCCGACATACCAAGTCGTAGCAAATTATCCTGAGTTTCTAATATTTTATTATCTACAAACTCAAAATATTGGTTCATTAGTCCGGGGTCAATAATACTAAACAAAACAAATTTGTAAAAAGAATAAATTATTGAAGAAAATAATAAAACCAGTAAACTTGCACCAAATATTTTTCCGTATGAAACATATTCTTCGAAAAGTTCTTTACGAATATATTTTCCACTTATAATTAATCCAGCTAATAAAACTACGAATTGAATAAATAATCCTGTATAATAATATTCAAACGTAATTCCCAATAAATAAAAAATAATATGAGGCACAACCAATGCAAGTCCAAGAATTGCACCAACATTCATAATTGTTTTTAAGTAATTCATAATATTTTTTTTGCTTAGTGAGCAAATATATTAGTTTTTTAATAATTAATTATTATATATTTGAAAAGATTTAATAAATTGTTATTTTTGCGGCGGGTAAGTCTTATACGACCAGCTCCTATTAAATCCCCCAGGTCTGGAAGGAAGCAAGGGTAAATGGTTGAGCGGTGCGATATAAGTAGCTTACCCGCTTTTTTTATATACTCATCTTTTAATAAATAGATAATGAAATTCTTTATTGACACAGCCAATCTTGACCAGATAAAAGAAGCACAAGACCTTGGAGTTCTTGATGGTGTTACTACAAATCCTTCATTAATGGCAAAAGAAGGTATAAAAGGACAAAACAATATATTAAAACATTATGTTGACATTTGTAATATTGTTGACGGACCTGTGAGTGCAGAAGTTATTGCTACTGATTATGAAGGAATAATAAATGAAGGAGAAAATTTAGCTTCATTACACAAACAGATTGTTGTTAAAGTTCCTGCAATAAAAGAGGGAATAAAAGCAATTAAGTATTTTTCAAACAAAGGAATAAAAACAAATTGTACTCTTGTTTTTTCTCTCGGACAAGCATTATTAGCAGCAAAAGCAGGAGCAACTTT
Protein-coding regions in this window:
- a CDS encoding glycosyltransferase family 2 protein, whose product is MNISVVIPLFNEEESLGELTQWISKVMDENKYSYEIIFIDDGSNDKSWGIIENLSNKHSFIRGIKFRRNYGKSAALYCGFEIAEGDVIITMDADLQDSPDEIPGLYSMVIEENYDLVSGWKKKRHDPISKTIPSRFFNWTARKATKIKLHDFNCGLKAYKKSVIKNVEVYGEMHRYMPVLAKQAGFTKIGEKIVKHQARKYGVTKFGLERFVNGFLDLMTITFISRFGKRPMHLFGTLGTIMFVGGFLFALGLGINKLYRLNQDLETILITSSPYFYLALTSMILGTQLFVAGFLGELVSRNSSERNNYKIEKEI
- a CDS encoding DUF4199 domain-containing protein produces the protein MNYLKTIMNVGAILGLALVVPHIIFYLLGITFEYYYTGLFIQFVVLLAGLIISGKYIRKELFEEYVSYGKIFGASLLVLLFSSIIYSFYKFVLFSIIDPGLMNQYFEFVDNKILETQDNLLRLGMSEDKIEKMTMGLIDNMEQVKNETTPFTIAKSEIFNITFWGGLLSLITSIFIKREKSVFDTE
- the fsa gene encoding fructose-6-phosphate aldolase gives rise to the protein MKFFIDTANLDQIKEAQDLGVLDGVTTNPSLMAKEGIKGQNNILKHYVDICNIVDGPVSAEVIATDYEGIINEGENLASLHKQIVVKVPAIKEGIKAIKYFSNKGIKTNCTLVFSLGQALLAAKAGATFVSPFIGRLDDVSTDGVELIAQIAELYNYYGFETQLLAASIRHTMHIIQCAQAGADVATCPLNAILGLIKHPLTDVGLKKFIEDYKKLNG